Proteins from a single region of Halalkalibaculum roseum:
- a CDS encoding 2'-deoxycytidine 5'-triphosphate deaminase encodes MNKKSKEVYLRTKGILPVQKLHILADAGIISAQDDYPLEENQFQPNSIDLRLGKKAYRVRSSFLPEDESVKQKVDKLRQYEFSIEDGAVLETNCVYIIPLLEELNLPSHISPQKALFNGDTGYDDIRIISEEHLTAKANPKSTTGRLDIFTRVITDYSHRFEEIRSGYKGRLYLEVVPKSFPIKVRTGQRLNQLRIRHGHTVLSDQDILRMHGSDPLLFTGGGKILELDNLKVNNGLFLSVNLHAEEGTIVGYKAKKHRDLIDLENVNHYEVSDFWEPIHSKPDDHLILEPEAFYIFASKERCRIPEHLAAEMIAYDTGSGELRTHYAGFFDSGFGGRVEDRGARAVLEVRSHDVPFLIEDGQTFCSMQFEPNTEVPEFVYGSDIKSNYQGQGLKLGKHFKQD; translated from the coding sequence ATGAATAAAAAGTCTAAAGAAGTATATCTCCGAACCAAGGGTATTCTGCCTGTCCAGAAACTTCATATCCTGGCTGATGCCGGAATCATTTCGGCTCAGGACGATTATCCCCTTGAGGAGAACCAATTTCAGCCAAACTCCATTGATTTGCGTTTGGGAAAGAAGGCGTACCGGGTTCGCAGCAGTTTCTTGCCTGAAGATGAATCCGTAAAACAGAAAGTGGACAAACTCCGGCAGTATGAATTTTCAATTGAAGACGGGGCTGTCCTCGAAACAAACTGTGTCTACATTATACCACTCCTCGAGGAGCTGAATTTACCTTCTCATATTTCACCGCAGAAAGCGCTTTTTAATGGGGATACAGGATATGATGATATCCGAATCATTTCCGAGGAACACCTGACTGCAAAAGCCAATCCCAAGAGTACCACCGGACGGTTGGATATTTTTACACGGGTTATAACAGATTATTCGCATCGATTTGAGGAAATTCGATCAGGCTACAAGGGTAGGTTATACCTGGAGGTGGTCCCTAAATCATTCCCTATAAAGGTAAGGACCGGCCAGCGCCTTAACCAGTTACGCATCCGTCACGGACATACGGTGCTCTCTGATCAGGATATACTGAGAATGCACGGTTCAGATCCATTGCTTTTTACCGGTGGCGGAAAAATCCTTGAGCTTGATAACCTCAAGGTAAATAACGGACTCTTTTTAAGCGTGAATCTCCATGCCGAGGAGGGCACAATTGTGGGTTATAAGGCTAAGAAACACCGTGATTTGATTGACCTTGAAAATGTCAACCACTATGAGGTCAGTGACTTCTGGGAACCTATTCACTCTAAACCTGATGATCATTTGATTCTGGAGCCTGAAGCGTTTTACATTTTTGCCTCAAAAGAGCGCTGCCGCATCCCTGAGCATTTGGCGGCTGAGATGATTGCCTATGACACCGGTTCCGGTGAGTTACGAACACATTACGCGGGCTTCTTCGATAGCGGTTTTGGCGGAAGGGTGGAAGACAGAGGTGCACGTGCCGTACTTGAGGTACGTTCGCATGATGTTCCTTTCCTGATAGAAGACGGTCAAACATTCTGCAGCATGCAGTTTGAACCCAATACAGAAGTTCCTGAATTTGTTTATGGGTCAGACATCAAAAGCAATTACCAGGGTCAGGGTCTGAAACTAGGCAAGCATTTCAAACAGGATTAG
- a CDS encoding EVE domain-containing protein has translation MSKRNYWLMKSEPDAFSIDDLKEVGTEPWDGIRNYEARNFMKDDMEIGDGILFYHSSVRPPVIVGTMEVASEPYPDPTQFDPDSKYFDEKSSEEDPTWELVDVKFVQKFDEPVTRDAIKNEPALEDMTLLKRFRLSITPVTEEEWLKIHEMAGAKPK, from the coding sequence ATGAGTAAACGTAATTACTGGCTGATGAAATCGGAACCCGATGCTTTTAGTATTGATGATCTTAAAGAAGTGGGTACAGAACCCTGGGATGGGATACGTAATTACGAAGCCCGTAATTTCATGAAAGATGATATGGAAATCGGGGATGGAATTCTATTTTATCACAGTAGCGTTCGGCCCCCGGTGATCGTGGGTACTATGGAAGTGGCCAGTGAACCCTATCCCGATCCCACACAGTTCGATCCGGATTCAAAATATTTTGATGAAAAGAGTAGCGAGGAAGATCCTACTTGGGAATTGGTTGATGTGAAATTTGTTCAAAAATTTGATGAGCCTGTAACGCGCGATGCCATCAAAAACGAACCGGCTTTGGAAGATATGACGTTATTAAAGCGTTTTCGACTTTCGATTACCCCGGTGACGGAAGAGGAGTGGCTTAAAATTCACGAGATGGCCGGTGCGAAACCAAAATAG